In Globicephala melas chromosome 20, mGloMel1.2, whole genome shotgun sequence, the genomic window GGgctctccaccccccacccctttacTGGGGGCCCTACTGCAGCCCTTCTGGATGAGCAGCCCCTGTCCTCCAAGGACAGGGCAGGGAAAGCGCCGTATCCGGTGTGGTGCCCTAAGGGGTCAAGACAGCAGACAACTGCAGCTGAGGactagtggggagggggaggacagtAGGAAGTGAAGGCTGTCAGCCCTGCAGTCATGTCACCTGTGCCCCTACCTGGAACAGGGGCCACTGGCTGTTTCCAGCTGACTCTCTGGGAGGAGCACAGGGGGCTGGGTCGGTGAGACCTGAGAACAGAGAAGACGACTGCGGTGAGAAGAGGCTCTGGGCTTGGGCAGTCCCAGCCCCACCTCAACCAAGGTAGGGTCACGTGACCAGCGGGGCATCCGTGGGTGACAGGGTGGAGAGGTGTCCCCCAGGCAGCCTCCAGAGGGGAGCGGATCCACTTCAGTCCTTACGTTGAGGGGGCACCTCCCggggagaggagagcagagcGAGACACTGGGTCCGCTCTGCTCCCCCTGAGGGACACTGCACTTGGCTCTCTGCCTACAGTGGAAGCCTCCTCCGCCACCCTCGCTAAGCACACGGGCCCCTCAGACCTCCCGCTCCCACGTGCCTAGCTTCCCTACCGGCCCCACCAGAAGCCCTTTCCAGCCCCCAGGACGCACCCAAGCAGAGCAGCTCCTCGTCCAGCAGGCTGAGGGTGCGGCCTGTGCTGCTGGGTCCCGGCGGGGCCTCAGCCTGGCTGGACGAGTGGCTGCGCCCGGGTCCCAAGGCCTGGGGGGGCGGAGGGAGGATAGGGATGCCCGAGGGGCGGGGTACAGGGGCCAGCACTGGGGACAAGCTGCTCGGCGCATCCAGCTCGGCAAGGTCAATGAGAGTGCCTTGGTTACTGGAACGGTGGTTTCCTGGATGGACGAAGGGAAGGGGACAGGAATAATCAGGGGCCACACGAGTGGCTGCACAGAGGGAGGGGGAACCCTGACACAGCCTCTGGCCTAATCCCAGAGCACCTGTGCCAGGTGAAGGCTGAAAAGCCAGCGGAGAAGGCAAGCAGGGGAGACCCTGTACAGACCTCCAAGGGGGACCGCTTGGAGTGGCTGAGAAGCCCCTCGGACCCTGTGGGATGACACACTGGTCAACCTGCACCGTGGCCTGGTGGTGGGGACCGGGGCTGGTCCAGAGGGGTCGGGAGTGGGGAACCAGAACACTTTACCTTCAGAGTCAGGAATGGCTGAGGTGACCACCTCACCATTGATGACCTGCCCTTCAACGACTGTTTTATAAGAGTTGATGACCCGGGAGAGGTTGTCACTGGCCTGCAGGATGTCCCCTAGAATGGAGAGAGACTTCTTACTCCTGGCCGTGACGGCGTCCCACCTCACACATCCCGACTCCCAGCTCATCTTTGTCAATCCCTCTTCACTCACCTAAACTGCTGTCGTTGTCCTCTGTCTCGCTGGCTAGTTTGAATAACGTCCGCCTCTTGCTCTCACACCGATCAAACAGCTCCTAGAAGAGACCCAGGCAGAAAAACTGGAGCTGGCAGGGTTCTTGGAGAGCATCTAACTCAGCGTTCACGCCCAGCCGCGGGCTCCCCTGGTACCACGGTCAGTTACCGGCAGAGCTGGGCTCGGAGCACACATCTTGCCACCTGCCTCCACCACTCTGTGTCACCCAAGACGCCTGTTCAGGCGGAGAAGTCACCAGGACAGTAtgtcccttcctgcctcccaggcTGGCACATGTCTCAGAATTCAGAGTATCTATGTGACCGAGGGCTGAGGTGAGCATCAGGGGCACAGGGCTGGCCTCTCTGCCCAGATGTCCCCGAGGCAGAAAGCGAGGTGGAGCAAGGGCGCGCCCCGGAGCAGGTCTGCAGAGTCGCGTAGACGTAGGGGTCCGTGGAGCGCGCGCACCCTGCGCAAGTCAGCCATGGCTCGTGTGCAAAATGGGGACGCACTCCCCTCTACCTGGCTGCTGTGCCGGTTAAGAGGTGAGGGAACACCAGGTGTGTAGCAGCGTCTTAGGGCTGGGACTCGGCGAAGGCTGGctcccttccccggagcctggcCCTCCCAGAGCGGGGCCTACCTTCATGAGCTCTTTATCTGCCTCTGAAGAATCCTCTTTGCTGTAATGAAGCAGCATCTCGCCGAGCAGCTTGACGTTGTTATTAACCTCCTCTAAAGTGTGCAGACGCTTGGTCACCTTCTGGATCCGCGCCTCATCCTGCATCAGAGGATCCAGGAGAAAGAGCTCAACTGGACCCGTCCCACTGCCCCCCAGAATCCCGACAGGCAAGGCTCACACCTTCCCAGAGAACACGAGAGCAGAGGCCAGTCCCACGGAAGCTCGTTTCAgtgcatgattcttttttttttcaccccccCCCGggccacttttcccccttggtgtccatacgtttgttctctacgtctgtgtctctatttctgccctcaATGCATGATTCTTGGGAACCACTGGCCTCAGACCCAAtctacagtttttcttttaaagcaacaGTCCTCCCTACCCCCAAACTTGGCCCCAGCTACTCATGCTCCTCTATCCCATTCTCCCCCAGAAGCTCCCATGCTCCTCCTTCCAGGTGAGGGCTGGGGACAGGGCAAACGACAGGCGCAGCACCAGGGGAAGGGACCTCTGCTCTGTGGCCACGGGATCCTCCACCCCAAGGCTCGGGACCCACTCACTTCCTTCACCATGGACTTGATGAGCTTGTTGGCCTCCTGCAGGTCATCTGGGTTTTTGCTTTTCAACAACTTGGCTAAAAGCTGGAAGAGGAGGGTATCAGAGGTAGAGGAACAGGCAACTCCCCACCTGGGGAGAACACAGGACCGGAGCTCCCCACAGCACTGAGCAAGCCCACACCTCATCTGAGGACGCTGCAGGCTGGAATGCACTTTACCTTGGACTTCTCCTCATCATCAAAAACAGGGTTTTTGGGACGAGGTGGCGGAGAGGGGATCAGTGTCCTGTCCATAGGGATCAGCGGGTCCGACTGCACAATGCCTGAAATGGGACGGGGCAGCGTTCGCGCAGGCTGGGCCGCGCTCTTTCCCCTCCTCATGCAGCAAGGGGGCGCTCCCTGGGACCAGGCCTGCGGGCCGCAGCCCCCTCATTCCCTCACAGCCCAGCCCCTCCCGCTGTCTTAGGCGGACACCCCTCATTCTTCCTGGCCTTGGCCAGCCTTCAGGGCTGCTTTGAGGCTGAGGGAAGGCAGGCGCATACCCTGTCTCTTCAACATGTGGTAGGCATCCTTGATCTTGGATTCTTCCGGCAGCGCCAACGTCCAGCTATAAAGCAGCTCAATAACCTTGGTCTTCACTTTCTCAGACACCCTGTCCCCCAGGTACTAAGAGGcaaaaggaaatgggaaaactTAGCGCAGTCtggaggcagagacagagggagcGCTCTCTTCACGGCAGTGTAATGGTTGCTAGTTGGGTACAGTCCTCAAGCTTCCTCCAAACCCGCAGGTGTGAGGCGTGAGTGCGACAGTactgggaggggagggcaggagacGGCCTGCACACGGCCCGCACACGGCCGTATCCATCCGGCGTATAGACGGTAGTCAggccgggggctgggagctcCTCACGGCGTTTCCACACAGTCTGCCAGAAACAGAACTGCACTTTCCCTCAGAGGAGTTAATGAGAACCTCTTTGCTATGAAGAATTGTTCCCTCTGCCGTAAGTGGGTGCCCAGAGCTTAGGCAACACTAGTGTGCGATGGAAGCCCGGTGATGAGGGAGGCCAGCTGCTCGTGTCCACGTGAGGCAGGCGAGGAAGAGTGACTGCTGTCACTAGAAGCCCAGGGTCCAACGCTACACAGGCCCTCCCCTGACATGCGCACAGCTGCTGCCACACCACCTGTCACGTTTAGACTGGGAGCCCTGTCTGGACATCCTGCTACTGTCAGAGCCTAGCTCTCTGAGGACAGGACCCAGGGAATCTCAGATCCATGGAGATGCTGGTCTGTGCAGTGAAAGGCAGTAAGATGGGGCGGGGTACGAAAGAAGTTCCTAGAAACGAGGAAACTGCCACTGACTTACCTTTGGAGAGACGACTTTGATCAACTCATTCAAAAACCGGAACTTTCCCACTTCGTTATGAAATCTCCTCCCACAGTTCTTCATGCAGGCCTCCAGCACCTGGACCACACAAAGGCGCGGCGCTCAGGCCTGGGACCTGGCACTCGGCCAGACCCCACACAGAGGGAGCGCTGAATAAATACTCACCCAAGGAAGGAGCTAACCAGGAAAAGAGGCGTGCACTGCCCCAGGGGACATCAGCGCACCAGGATTACTGACGAAAGAGCCCCTCAAACTGTAAACCTCTCCTGGGGAAGCTCAACAGGAACTAAAGTAAAAAACCCTGAGACCCAGATACCAAGACAGATCGAGTGTCAGTCCTGGAAGGTGCCTGCCTGCAGATTCTGCCCTtgtgttttacaggtgaggagacggAGACCCAGAGAGCACACGCCTCTCTCAGGGTCCAGGGTTCTTTCCATAAGCTGATCAACGttttggggaggtgggagagaattctgttaaattctgttttcttcattgtagATGGTACACTActtcccctcccccggcccccatCTATTTTCCTTCTGGGGCCCATAGGACCTGCCTTGAGTTTTCCTCCAAGGAGCAGACCACCCCAGTGCTGCCCCCTTCCCTGGCTTCTGTCCTTGTAAAGCGGGGTTTTTCAACTGCACCACTGCTGACATTTTGGGCCGGTCACTTGTTGTAGAAGCCTGTCCtcagcagcacccctggcctctacccactagatgccagtagcacctcctgacctgtgacaaccaaaagtgtctccagacattgcccaaTGTACCCTGGGGGACAAAACTGCCCCCAGTCAAGAACCACTGTTCTAAGGCCATTGCTCTCCGGAGGACACAGCAGAGCCATGTGCGTGGGCTAAGTGCCTTTTCCACGACCGTGTCCCCCTCTCCCGGTTTTCCAGGAGCTGAACCAAGTCAGGagagaacctgggccccctggctTAGGGGAGAGCCCGGGAGGCGCCCGCGTGCCGCACACGGCTCCACGTCCTGACCCCCCTTAGTCTGAATAAACGCTAGGATCTGCCTGTTGGTGTGATGCCTTCACTAGTAACCGGCATTATTTTTAGCTACAGGATGAATCACACTTGGCCAACTCTTACCTGGCAAGACAGCTCTGTCAGCCTCTCTTCAAgaagccctctctgagcctcacccaCAGCCCAGGGCCCCTGCCCCTCGTTCCCTCCCTCAGCCACTCTGCTTTTCCCGCTAGACCTTGTGGCCACGCTTCAGCCATCCGTgaagctcagtgcctggcacaggggcaCACACACTTGTGGCACAGCTGACTGAGCAAGGTCCAGGTATGTCTAGTTTGTATCAAGGGTGTTCAGCTGGCTGAGGGTGTGAGCCCTGACCCCCCCGAGAGATCCCAGCGGGCTCACGGGGAAAGGCCTGGGCTCATGAAGATCCTCCGTCAGCACGAAGAACCTACCGTCAGGGCCTGGACTGCCTCCCATTCCTGTGGAGACTGGATCTTATGGGCCAGCAGTCGGACGGCGATCTGTGGCCTGGGAGACAAGCAGACCACACTTTCAGGACACTGACCCGAGGCCATCTGGCTAGCCCTCCTTGGCCACAGTTTTTTACTTTTCCAGTCAACTACCTCTTACCTGCCCCCTAACAGCTTTGAGACTCACCCTTCAAGCTCTTTGTTGATCTGATCACAAAAGCCAATTATGTATTCCCAGTCCTCCTGGCGGTTGGAAGGATTCGTGGCTTTATCTTGGGACAGAACAAAGAAGAGTACAGTTGTTATAAAGAGTAAGGAGGACAGTATGGAAGGTTTTCCTCACGCTTTTTAGGCACTGATGTGAAGAAATTTCTTCTCTAGGAGAAACGACTCAATAGTTCAGTCAGAAAGCAAGTCAAATACAAATACCACTTTCTGTCCAATATTTTGAAAGTCACAAacgaaagagaaaacaaatcctAAGCCTCTGATTTTAAGGCAAGCTAGCAACATTTACTGAACCCCTCTGAGCACCAATCACTGTGCTATCTGTCCCTGGGGTTGCAGAAACAGAACCTGAGCTTGAGTAATCTGCACccttaagttttgttttgttgtttggtttttgtttttggctgcactatgcagcatgtgggatcttaattcccccgaccactggaccaccacggaagtcccagcACCCTTAAGtttattattgtttgtttatttatttttggctgcgttgggtcttcgttgctgcgcgtgggctttctctagttgcggcgagcgggggctactcttcgttgcggtgcacgggcttctcactgcggtggcttctcttgttgcggagcacgggctctaggtgtgcgggcttcagtagttgtggcacgagagctctagagcacaggctcagtagttgtggcgcacgggcttagctgctccgtggcatgtgggatcttcccggaccagggctcgaacccttgtcccctgcattggcaggcggattcttaaccactgcgccaccagggaagtccccacccttAAGTTTAAAGGGTCTTCCATGATCAAGGACAAAGACAAGCGTTGAAGAGTTCTCAGAGGGTCACTGAGGGTTTAAATTCCAAGAGCTAAATGCCAAGTCTCCTAATACTTGGTGTGGGTCCTCTCTTCTCTGttatccccagaacctgtgcttACAGAGGATGGCCCCAGCTGAGGGTGGTTAAATGTGTTCCCATCTCTGATTCAGATCGTGGAGTTGGCCTCTTCTAGAAAGCACTCTCAAGCTGTTTGCTAAATTTAGGGCTTCAGGTTCGGAAGACAAAAGGAAGACTGAAGGCGTGGATCCTTTTTTAAGTACCAGCCTCCTCCTGCAGATTTCCACAGGGGCCAAAAGCAGAGTGAGAGCCTGTAAAAAGCCCTTCCCAACAAGGGGTGTTGTTAGATGTTCCTAAATTCTGATTCTTCGTGACTGTTTTcttaacttccttttcccctaACATTAAAAGTCACTAGCTCCACGACCAAATCCTAACAGGGACTCCTAGCCACCCCCTACCCCTCCAATAGGAGTCACAAGAATCAGCAGACGCCAGCTGGCAGCAGAGGGAACACCTGCAGCGCCCAGCGCTGCGCGTGCGTGGCAGCGTTTCTGCTCTGGTTGCAAGAAAATTCTGATGGTTTAGGATCATATTTGGAGGAAAAACGAGATGTCAGTCCTCAATCCTGAGAAGAGAATTAGCAGGCCCTTCAAAATGTCACGCTTGAAGGGAAGGGAGGTTAATTCTATCAAGAGTGGCCATTTATTGCCACAGTGACCTACTAGCTGTTACCCTCCAGAAAAGCCCTGAGTCTCTCCCACCAGGTGTCTGAAATTTTCTCAGGTATCGGCATGGCTTTGTTACTAATCCCTATCATTTGAGATGCTTAAAGTTCTCATGACGTTAAGAGGCTGTAGGATACTAAAAGGTGGTCTGAGGAGCCATACCTACACCTGTCACTCTCATCATTTTGGGGACAGTCGCATGCCTCGTGATATAAGAAAAAGAAGCCCAGTCGCTTCCACTGTTTGCAACTAGAAAAGCATCTTACAGATACAGTGTACAATGTGGacagcccctccccacacacgGGCATTCACCAAACAGTGTACTCTGCCCGGGGCTGCCCGTAACTCCTGTAGCATTTCTCCTCCCAAGAACGCTCCCACTTACTTTTCACTTATGTTCAACATCTCTAGAatcccactccctttccccttgaCAGATCTTTTTACTGCAAACCCGCAGGGAGCTCTCTGCCTACACATGAGCACAAAAAGCCCTGGTTTCAGCCATGGTTggtcccacttctgagtatatccTCTGACTTTCCAGCCAGCTCAGACAGCAGACCTCAGTCACCCACGGGAACCGGAAGAACCTCTGGGGATGATTCTGGGCGACTCAATCGCGCCATCTGCCCACTGCCTCGCCAGCAGACTCACAACTGTCACCCCCTCAACACTCTCCTTCACCTGGCACGGAGGTGACACCAGAGCCTCCTCTCAGGTCCTGCCTTCTAGAACTGCCCCTCTGGGCTCTACTCTGATTCAAGGTTTCTATTTTTGAGGCTCCGCTGAAAGCCTTATTCTAGTCTGTGTCTTTGCCTCTATGTTTCCTGCTCTCATTTTCAACTTAGTTCCATCTCTAGCCTTGACTGTCGTGGACCGTTGGTCAGTAGGGATGGAAACAGCAGCATTGGCTACGCCTTCCCAACACGGCTCAGATAGTCCAGTGATGACAAGTTCTATGTAGCAAATGACGTAGAAATAAGCAGAGGCAAGGACACAGATGGAAAGGGAGTCAAGAGTCAGCCTGCAGTGCTGTGGTCTGGAATCGAGGGAGACTTAGTCAATCaccaggtctttgttaagcagCCACAGAAAACTAAGTACACAGCGTGGTAGGCCCTGGAGGGACTACAGTAAAAGTACAAGATTCGGATCCTACCCTTGAGGATGTCACGCTCTTCTGGTGCAACACATGAGAAATCACCACAGCAAAAAACAAGACAGGGTGTAATTTTCGGTGCTAATTTGGTGCAGAAACGAGTCTAAAAACAAACCCATCACTTCTACTTCCTGACTTCCCTGTTTCTATAAATGCTGCCACCATTCAAAAGCTCCTtttgccccacccccaggcacccAGGTTTGAacactccttccctctcctcacccaTTTTCATCAGTCAGTCACAATCCCTTCCTTCTCGATttttttctgggggtggggggcgcatgtcacacagcttgtgggatcttacaaTAGTTctctcaccagggatcgaacccgggccctcagcagtgagagtaccaagtcctaaccactggaccgccagggaagtcccctcaatgtctttttaaaactctcacttcttcttttcttattccttCCCCAACCTCCTTACTTCTCACCTGcttccagaacttctgctccAACCCATCCTTTGTAAAAACACCAACATGAACCTTCACAAAACACTAATTTTACCAGGTACAGTTGGAATGGGTACCTCCTAACTGTAGACACGTAAACTTCTTGGGCTGGAATTCAAGCTGGTCCGGAATCTGGTTCTAACTTCTAACTTCCCAGCTTTCTCTCCCACCACACTCCCACAGGAACCCCCTGCTTGAACCAGCCAAACAGCTGTTACTGCATACCCCAGACGTGGTCTGCTCCCTCCACATCACTGTCTGGTGTTTTCTTTGCCAATTTTCCCATTCCTTAGGGCCTAGCTCGACTGCAATCTCCCCACTGGGAGAACCATCTTCCATTCCACTTATTCCCAATTTCCCAGAGAAACTGTCTGAATTTTAGCATTTATGGctcttgcttttatctttttacttaaaaatgctGTATCCACTCCAGCATCACTTTCTTCAAACTGAAGGCAAAGATTGTTTGAACTTCTTAATTTTCATCACACCTCACACACATAGCAGGTAGTCACTAGACGCTGATCAGCTGCTGTAACGCAGGACTTTGGAGAAGGCTGAGATCAAGAGGTGGTTTACGGGGAAGGAGATTCTGGGGTGCATTTTACAGCATGTAGTGGAGCAAAGGGGAACAGGGCTTTCAGATAAGGAGAGGAATGTGTGTTGGTGGGACAAGAACATCCAACTGACCAAAGTAAGGAAGAATATCAGGAAGCCACAAAGAGGAAGCAGCAGAATGACTTAACTAAACAGAAGTGCTCTCTGGGAGCAGAATGCAGAATGGACtgatatggggaggggagaggcctgAGACAGTGGGCCCAGCAGAGGCTTCTGTAATAATTCCAGCaaactgggactttcctggtggtccagtggtaaagaatctgccttacaatgcaggggacgcagtttAGATtgctggtcaaggaactaagatcccatatgccgcggggcaaccaaccccacacgccacaactactgagctcacgcgtctcaactagagcccgcgtgccacaactaagacccaacacagccaaaaataaaataattaataaatcttaaaaaaaaattccagcaaaCCACGGAGTGACAAGGACATAGACTAAGATGGTGCTGAACTCCAAGCACTGGTTTGTTCAATTGGTACAGTTCACACCATTAAGTCATAAGAACCAGGAAAGTGGACAGAGGGTAAGAATGGAAGAAATCTTACCACTGCCCCAAGTGTCACTCTAAGTTACAGGAAGGGGTCAAAGGCCAGTCTCAGCTCTAGTCTCTACAGATACCATCCCTGTCCCCCATCACCATCTCCACTCTCTCTCAGAAACAGGTCAGTCTGCTCTTTCAAATTAACGCTAAACCTAGCCTATTAAACTCAGCTTAGATCATTTAAATTACTCCAATGTCCCCATTAATATCTATGAATGGAACCAATTCCAGTGTGATTATATCCAGTTGGGTGGCTCTGGGCAAGTGAATTGATGAGACGGTGCCCTCTTTTTGTGAAATTGTGACAGAAGTACCTACTTTGCTGGGATACttgataaatgaattaaatgaacgTCTTTGGAGCACTGAGCTCCTTGGAGGACAGTTCCATATATACGGAAGGCTTTGTGACCTGCCTGCAACTGCAGGTTTTGCAAACGTAACTTAAGTTCAACCACCTGAACAGGGTTTCTTATTAAGAAAAGTCAGGCAATTGGAGGAAACACGCATCACCTCCAAGAGCCTGCAGGCTCTAGTAAATAACAGATACTGCACAAGGCAGTATCTAGGCATCTTGCCCGTCTTATCACCCTGTCCAATTTGTCTTCACTTAAAGAGGCCTCTAGGGGTCTCCTCTAGTCCATAGTTAAATCAACGTATTAACGCTTCAACCAAATACTACCTGCTAAGGTTAACCCGTATCTCCTTAAGAGCAGTATGAATTAGCAGTCATAGCAATAGGCCGCTATAACTACACCATCAATGCTGTGCCCCTCAGCTTTGCTCTGAGTAGGTTACCAGCGAATGACTCGCGAAGACGTgcggtggtgggggaggggagcagccgCCCCCACCCCCTCAACATAGCTTTCACCACGCTTTGGTCACTGCAGGAAGAAGGTAGagctctgttctctctgtctcacTTTGGATTACTCTCACTTCAAACATTCAGCCGGCCCGAAGCGGTCACTTCCCGAATACATGGTCACAATTCTGAAGCTATGTGTGTATGCTCAGCGACACCCACCGCTCCCGGAGTTTCAGCCCAAATCCGGAGCTTTTCCCTTCGTCAGGGAGGCGCAGGGGGCCCGGAATCAGCCGCGCGCGGCCCCACTACAGTCTCCCCCAAGCGCCGATGCATGCCAGCCCGAAGCACTTGGCTGTCGCTTTCCCGGAGCCCGCGGGGACGGGACAGGACCCGAGCTCACGCCGCTGCTCGCGGGAGCGGGAGAAGGCGCAGTAGCACGGGGAGCAGGGGCCGGGACGTCCTGCTGGGGAAGGGGCGTGATCGCGAGACGCTCGCGGCGCGGGCGAGGCCAGGCGCGGGCTGCCTGGCGGCGCCACCGCGGGACCCGGGGACGCGGCGGAGAGGTGCGGGTGGGGCGGTGCGGCTCCGCGGCTCGAGAGCAAACAGAATCCGCCGCGACTACTCACTGAGCCAGGACTCCAGACTCTCCCCTTCCGCCTCCGC contains:
- the GGA3 gene encoding ADP-ribosylation factor-binding protein GGA3 isoform X2; translation: MAEAEGESLESWLNKATNPSNRQEDWEYIIGFCDQINKELEGPQIAVRLLAHKIQSPQEWEAVQALTVLEACMKNCGRRFHNEVGKFRFLNELIKVVSPKYLGDRVSEKVKTKVIELLYSWTLALPEESKIKDAYHMLKRQGIVQSDPLIPMDRTLIPSPPPRPKNPVFDDEEKSKLLAKLLKSKNPDDLQEANKLIKSMVKEDEARIQKVTKRLHTLEEVNNNVKLLGEMLLHYSKEDSSEADKELMKELFDRCESKRRTLFKLASETEDNDSSLGDILQASDNLSRVINSYKTVVEGQVINGEVVTSAIPDSEGNHRSSNQGTLIDLAELDAPSSLSPVLAPVPRPSGIPILPPPPQALGPGRSHSSSQAEAPPGPSSTGRTLSLLDEELLCLGLTDPAPCAPPRESAGNSQWPLFQNEQSNLDFFSPKPGTGACSLSDGPLLQPSAAPAGNSQAPVVPASVPAPPAGSFSFSTGLAPASAPKAEPAAPGHHGSALGDSTVRQLDALDQLLEEAKATSGLVKPVSSGFFAGAATSPLLPTSTSARPLLPFSTAPGSPLFQPPAFQSQGSPVQGPELSLTSVHVPLESIKPSSALPVTAYDKNGFRILFHFAKECPPGRPDVLVVVVSMLNTAPLPIKSIVLQAAVPKSMKVKLQPPSGTELSPFSPIQPPAAITQVMLLANPLKSQ
- the GGA3 gene encoding ADP-ribosylation factor-binding protein GGA3 isoform X1 yields the protein MAEAEGESLESWLNKATNPSNRQEDWEYIIGFCDQINKELEGPQIAVRLLAHKIQSPQEWEAVQALTVLEACMKNCGRRFHNEVGKFRFLNELIKVVSPKYLGDRVSEKVKTKVIELLYSWTLALPEESKIKDAYHMLKRQGIVQSDPLIPMDRTLIPSPPPRPKNPVFDDEEKSKLLAKLLKSKNPDDLQEANKLIKSMVKEDEARIQKVTKRLHTLEEVNNNVKLLGEMLLHYSKEDSSEADKELMKELFDRCESKRRTLFKLASETEDNDSSLGDILQASDNLSRVINSYKTVVEGQVINGEVVTSAIPDSEGNHRSSNQGTLIDLAELDAPSSLSPVLAPVPRPSGIPILPPPPQALGPGRSHSSSQAEAPPGPSSTGRTLSLLDEELLCLGLTDPAPCAPPRESAGNSQWPLFQNEQSNLDFFSPKPGTGACSLSDGPLLQPSAAPAGNSQAPVVPASVPAPPAGSFSFSTGLAPASAPKAEPAAPGHHGSALGDSTVRQLDALDQLLEEAKATSGLVKPVSSGFFAGAATSPLLPTSTSARPLLPFSTAPGSPLFQPPAFQSQGSPVQGPELSLTSVHVPLESIKPSSALPVTAYDKNGFRILFHFAKECPPGRPDVLVVVVSMLNTAPLPIKSIVLQAAVPKSMKVKLQPPSGTELSPFSPIQPPAAITQVMLLANPLKEKARLRYRLTFALGEQLSTEVGEVDQFPPVEQWGSL
- the GGA3 gene encoding ADP-ribosylation factor-binding protein GGA3 isoform X3, with amino-acid sequence MKNCGRRFHNEVGKFRFLNELIKVVSPKYLGDRVSEKVKTKVIELLYSWTLALPEESKIKDAYHMLKRQGIVQSDPLIPMDRTLIPSPPPRPKNPVFDDEEKSKLLAKLLKSKNPDDLQEANKLIKSMVKEDEARIQKVTKRLHTLEEVNNNVKLLGEMLLHYSKEDSSEADKELMKELFDRCESKRRTLFKLASETEDNDSSLGDILQASDNLSRVINSYKTVVEGQVINGEVVTSAIPDSEGNHRSSNQGTLIDLAELDAPSSLSPVLAPVPRPSGIPILPPPPQALGPGRSHSSSQAEAPPGPSSTGRTLSLLDEELLCLGLTDPAPCAPPRESAGNSQWPLFQNEQSNLDFFSPKPGTGACSLSDGPLLQPSAAPAGNSQAPVVPASVPAPPAGSFSFSTGLAPASAPKAEPAAPGHHGSALGDSTVRQLDALDQLLEEAKATSGLVKPVSSGFFAGAATSPLLPTSTSARPLLPFSTAPGSPLFQPPAFQSQGSPVQGPELSLTSVHVPLESIKPSSALPVTAYDKNGFRILFHFAKECPPGRPDVLVVVVSMLNTAPLPIKSIVLQAAVPKSMKVKLQPPSGTELSPFSPIQPPAAITQVMLLANPLKEKARLRYRLTFALGEQLSTEVGEVDQFPPVEQWGSL